A stretch of Myxococcus hansupus DNA encodes these proteins:
- a CDS encoding thrombospondin type 3 repeat-containing protein, which yields MRALTRSVWLLIPVLLLSCSDAGLYALNGRGPGGKDRASFAGTVCMPLAGGEAFPTKVLFALQGGEGVEREMVGYATEALSTLSSRFSGPFVKFSLVAYHTVATGLLGSFSDATAFQAALPRYATYQESGPVSVRAALRLAKTLLSGDMQTSCRGEVARTRYVVVVVVRSQDTSCANPAFNVGLDSRCSALGNTTACSQCELTAITGEIKALATQFNAGEVVVQPIYVHGEASDPVTRQHVAAIAAAGGTEPLEADLGGLSGALTNISYAARTNTLKLKRFFAYNRNVVSRAGQVLIDSDGDGLPDIDEELLGTDPLRPDTDQDGLMDGIEVRMGLNPLVPDIINGCNVSLDEDGDRLNTCEERVLGTNACIGDTDGDALPDLVEALAMTNPLIPEDLLDSDRDGITNVAEVEAHGDPLSADLDFHRERGYGYELVETTPTADGRTCYQVRVENVTVVPTRERPHPFIPGEVIPAGTNEVYLYLQAGRDNDPRGAGIGSLLIQEIQYSEQGGRLPAGIIPLDPETFIPGT from the coding sequence ATGCGCGCCCTCACGCGGTCTGTCTGGCTTCTCATCCCCGTGCTGTTGCTGTCGTGTTCCGACGCGGGCCTCTATGCGCTCAACGGCCGGGGCCCGGGCGGGAAGGACCGCGCGAGCTTCGCGGGAACCGTCTGCATGCCGCTCGCGGGCGGCGAGGCGTTCCCCACCAAGGTGCTTTTCGCGCTGCAGGGCGGTGAGGGCGTCGAGCGCGAGATGGTGGGCTACGCCACCGAGGCGCTGTCCACGCTCTCCAGCCGTTTCTCCGGCCCCTTCGTCAAGTTCAGCCTCGTCGCGTACCACACCGTGGCCACCGGGCTGCTGGGCAGCTTCTCCGACGCCACCGCCTTCCAGGCCGCGCTGCCGCGCTACGCCACCTATCAGGAGTCCGGCCCGGTGAGCGTCCGCGCCGCCCTGCGGCTGGCCAAGACGCTGCTGTCGGGCGACATGCAGACGTCCTGCCGCGGTGAGGTGGCGCGCACGCGTTACGTCGTCGTCGTCGTCGTGCGCAGCCAGGACACGAGCTGCGCCAATCCCGCCTTCAACGTGGGCCTGGATTCGCGCTGCAGCGCCCTGGGCAACACGACGGCGTGCAGCCAGTGCGAGCTCACCGCCATCACGGGCGAAATCAAGGCCCTGGCCACGCAGTTCAACGCGGGCGAGGTGGTGGTCCAGCCCATCTACGTGCACGGTGAGGCGTCCGACCCCGTCACCCGCCAGCACGTGGCCGCCATCGCGGCCGCCGGTGGCACCGAGCCGCTGGAGGCGGACCTGGGCGGCCTGTCGGGCGCGCTCACCAACATCTCGTACGCCGCGCGGACCAACACCCTCAAGCTCAAGCGCTTCTTCGCCTACAACCGCAACGTGGTGTCGCGCGCCGGGCAGGTGCTCATCGACAGTGACGGTGACGGACTCCCCGATATCGACGAGGAGCTGCTGGGCACCGACCCCCTGCGCCCGGACACGGACCAGGACGGATTGATGGACGGCATCGAAGTCCGCATGGGGCTGAATCCGCTCGTGCCGGACATCATCAACGGCTGCAACGTGTCCCTCGACGAGGACGGCGACCGGCTCAACACCTGCGAGGAGCGGGTGCTCGGCACCAACGCCTGTATTGGCGACACGGACGGCGACGCGCTGCCCGACCTGGTGGAGGCGCTCGCCATGACGAACCCGCTCATCCCCGAGGACCTGCTGGACTCGGACCGCGACGGCATCACCAACGTGGCGGAGGTGGAGGCGCACGGCGACCCGCTGAGCGCCGACCTCGACTTCCACCGCGAGCGCGGCTACGGCTACGAGCTGGTGGAGACCACGCCCACCGCGGATGGCCGCACCTGCTACCAGGTGCGCGTGGAGAACGTCACCGTCGTGCCCACGCGCGAGCGGCCGCATCCCTTCATCCCGGGCGAGGTCATCCCGGCGGGCACCAACGAGGTGTACCTCTACCTCCAGGCTGGCCGGGACAATGATCCACGGGGCGCGGGCATCGGCTCGCTGCTCATCCAGGAAATCCAATACAGCGAACAGGGGGGGCGCCTGCCCGCGGGCATCATCCCCCTGGACCCGGAGACCTTCATCCCCGGCACTTGA
- the mtsD gene encoding cell-cell cohesion protein MtsD: MRRLIRTSLLAVGLLASGLWSCSDAMLESRVDALSNLDDRLTLQGRVCTRPPSPSGFPVKVVVVIDESGSMCVSDPPGAQMDNGFCQRREILDIIPEGVTEPARVRALKRLVQQFREVNAQGGNVQISVAPFETNVRNVWPPTTTGDRFARPDNNIDSYIEGLQSQLGKGTDYQGALSYAYSLISSDINAVSQANPELLPRTRYVVVFLTDGTPYPRCSATDNLSVYADPDNPDLTWADSLTDFCNLTNTTDQIEGFEVGTDRNQNYQLFSYVRRLMELKDQHNVGDLRMHTVLLFNQEAVRACGPICQDIYGVYPGVAPAQYPEAAKKIAAWLLRRFADMGNGVYQEFNDTGEISNLGLGALDYSSFASRNVMKTLMVESLSSLPGETGRVLDSDGDGVPDSIDNSFTLKTNTFVADSDGDCLDDGFEHRREDQGFRPANHMDARGCNPASPLTPNCVCRDTDGDGLSQFAEDFLRTRPGIVDSDGDGVPDGIEARWGLNPLENSVAGLDTDGDGIPDAQELRAGSDPTRRDKAFFERFGYQYETRIAEVRPDGSLCYDFTISNLQLVTPPDRAGVKQGYNLFKVWFAEAPESGVSTDYGVWRTACAWAQYAPPSVRVPVGPELTFEDGDFRRPDTLSNPWNNQNDCVGIPPSGSANP, translated from the coding sequence ATGCGCCGCCTCATTCGTACCTCGCTGCTCGCGGTGGGCCTCCTGGCCTCGGGCCTGTGGTCCTGTTCGGATGCCATGCTCGAGTCCCGCGTGGATGCGCTCTCCAACCTGGATGACCGGCTGACGTTGCAGGGGCGGGTGTGTACGCGCCCGCCCAGCCCGTCCGGCTTCCCGGTGAAGGTCGTGGTCGTCATCGACGAGTCGGGCAGCATGTGCGTGTCCGACCCGCCGGGCGCGCAGATGGACAACGGCTTCTGTCAGCGCCGGGAGATTCTGGACATCATCCCGGAGGGCGTCACCGAGCCCGCGCGCGTGCGAGCCCTCAAGCGGCTGGTGCAGCAGTTCCGCGAGGTCAACGCGCAGGGCGGCAACGTGCAGATCTCCGTCGCCCCGTTCGAGACGAACGTGCGCAACGTCTGGCCGCCCACGACGACGGGCGACCGCTTCGCCCGGCCGGACAACAACATCGACAGCTACATCGAGGGGCTGCAGAGCCAGTTGGGCAAGGGCACCGACTACCAGGGCGCGCTGTCCTACGCGTACAGCCTCATCTCCAGCGACATCAACGCCGTGTCGCAGGCGAACCCGGAGCTGCTGCCGCGCACCCGCTACGTCGTCGTGTTCCTCACCGACGGCACGCCGTATCCGCGCTGCTCCGCCACCGACAACCTCAGCGTCTACGCGGACCCGGACAACCCGGACCTGACGTGGGCGGACTCGCTGACGGACTTCTGCAACCTCACCAACACCACGGACCAGATTGAGGGCTTCGAGGTGGGGACGGACCGCAACCAGAACTACCAGCTCTTCAGCTACGTGCGCCGGCTGATGGAGCTGAAGGACCAGCACAACGTGGGCGACTTGCGCATGCACACCGTGCTGCTCTTCAACCAGGAGGCGGTGCGGGCGTGCGGCCCCATCTGCCAGGACATCTACGGCGTGTACCCGGGCGTCGCGCCCGCGCAGTACCCGGAGGCGGCGAAGAAGATCGCCGCGTGGCTGCTGCGGCGCTTCGCGGACATGGGCAACGGCGTGTACCAGGAGTTCAACGACACCGGCGAAATCTCCAACCTGGGCCTGGGCGCGCTGGACTACTCGTCCTTCGCATCGCGCAACGTGATGAAGACGTTGATGGTGGAGTCGCTCAGCTCGCTGCCCGGGGAGACGGGCCGCGTGCTGGACAGCGATGGGGACGGGGTGCCGGACTCCATCGACAACAGCTTCACGCTGAAGACGAACACCTTTGTCGCCGACAGCGACGGTGACTGCCTGGACGACGGTTTCGAGCACCGCCGCGAGGACCAGGGCTTCCGGCCGGCCAACCACATGGACGCGCGCGGCTGCAATCCGGCCTCGCCGCTGACGCCCAACTGCGTCTGCCGCGACACGGACGGAGACGGCCTGTCGCAGTTCGCCGAGGACTTCCTGCGCACGCGCCCCGGCATCGTGGACAGCGACGGTGACGGCGTGCCGGACGGCATCGAGGCGCGCTGGGGCCTCAACCCGCTGGAGAACAGCGTGGCGGGTCTGGACACGGACGGAGACGGCATCCCGGACGCGCAGGAGCTGCGCGCGGGCAGCGACCCCACGCGCCGCGACAAGGCCTTCTTCGAGCGCTTCGGCTACCAGTACGAGACGCGCATCGCGGAAGTCCGGCCGGACGGCAGCCTCTGCTACGACTTCACCATCTCCAACCTCCAGCTCGTCACGCCGCCGGACCGCGCGGGCGTGAAGCAGGGCTACAACCTCTTCAAGGTGTGGTTCGCGGAGGCACCGGAGAGTGGCGTGAGCACCGACTACGGCGTCTGGCGCACCGCCTGCGCCTGGGCGCAGTACGCGCCGCCCAGCGTGCGCGTCCCCGTGGGGCCGGAGTTGACGTTCGAGGATGGTGACTTCCGCCGGCCCGACACCTTGAGCAATCCGTGGAACAACCAGAACGACTGCGTCGGAATCCCGCCCTCGGGGAGCGCCAATCCGTGA
- the mtsC gene encoding cell-cell cohesion MYXO-CTERM protein MtsC, whose product MTRARFTSVLTLGAFLVFGPTGALAQSNNNPDNPECLGDRCGMPLEVGGGCGCGAGGSVWVNYTDDGDTLSYTDDADGDGRADDRDNCPFVSNRDQADDDGDGVGNACDNCPTLSNFQQRDADGDGIGDDCDPDQDNDGIPNEQDNCPLVPNPDQSDLDGDGQGDVCDLDDDGDGVPDGEDNCPRVYNPDQVMPADVSQCRVDADGDNIADSSDNCPTVPNPDQRDTDGDGVGDACDSDMDGDSVLNAQDNCPLVPNRDQRDDDRDGIGDACDTRYCLVTNPERPDDCLDPKAPFTVSAGGLFRTEKSGISIRPPLFANRNGAAMEYEWAVVKRPSGSTAVVERPQGAVTLSRDWQYMYVDGAVPTFVPDKKGEYQLQLTARLAFSDRVFPDQRVSTSTLTVLVGDDDGEGSNCSSVPAGFSATALGAALLSVLMRRRRNQQ is encoded by the coding sequence ATGACACGCGCTCGTTTCACTTCGGTCCTCACGCTGGGGGCCTTCCTCGTCTTCGGCCCCACGGGGGCGCTGGCTCAGTCCAACAACAACCCGGACAACCCGGAGTGCCTCGGGGACCGTTGCGGCATGCCGCTGGAAGTGGGTGGCGGCTGTGGCTGCGGCGCGGGCGGCAGCGTGTGGGTGAACTACACGGACGACGGCGACACGCTGTCGTACACGGACGACGCGGACGGCGACGGCCGCGCGGATGACCGCGACAACTGTCCCTTCGTCTCCAACCGCGACCAGGCGGACGACGACGGCGACGGCGTGGGCAACGCGTGCGACAACTGCCCCACGCTCTCCAACTTCCAGCAGCGTGACGCGGACGGCGACGGCATCGGCGACGATTGCGACCCGGACCAGGACAACGACGGCATCCCGAACGAGCAGGACAACTGCCCGCTGGTGCCCAACCCGGACCAGTCGGACCTGGACGGTGACGGCCAGGGCGACGTCTGCGACCTCGACGACGACGGCGACGGCGTGCCGGACGGCGAGGACAACTGCCCCCGCGTCTACAACCCGGACCAGGTGATGCCGGCGGACGTGTCGCAGTGCCGCGTGGACGCGGACGGCGACAACATCGCCGACAGCAGCGACAACTGCCCCACCGTGCCCAACCCCGACCAGCGCGACACGGACGGTGACGGCGTGGGCGACGCCTGCGACTCCGACATGGACGGCGACAGCGTCCTCAACGCGCAGGACAACTGCCCGCTGGTGCCCAACCGCGACCAGCGCGACGACGACCGCGACGGCATCGGCGATGCGTGCGACACGCGCTACTGCCTGGTGACGAACCCCGAGCGTCCGGACGACTGCCTGGACCCGAAGGCGCCGTTCACCGTCAGCGCCGGTGGCCTCTTCCGCACGGAGAAGTCTGGCATCTCCATCCGCCCGCCGCTCTTCGCCAACCGCAACGGCGCGGCCATGGAGTACGAGTGGGCGGTGGTGAAGCGTCCCTCGGGCTCGACGGCCGTCGTGGAGCGCCCGCAGGGCGCGGTGACGCTCAGCCGCGACTGGCAGTACATGTACGTCGACGGCGCCGTGCCCACCTTCGTGCCGGACAAGAAGGGCGAGTACCAGCTCCAGTTGACGGCGCGCCTGGCCTTCTCCGACCGCGTCTTCCCCGACCAGCGCGTGTCCACGTCCACCCTCACGGTGCTCGTGGGCGACGATGACGGAGAGGGCTCGAACTGCAGCTCCGTTCCCGCGGGCTTCAGCGCCACCGCCCTGGGCGCCGCGCTGCTCAGCGTGCTGATGCGCCGCCGCCGCAACCAGCAGTAA